GCCACCCGGCCCGTAGACCGGCACCTTCGCACGCGCCGACTCGCCGAGTGTTCCCGTCTCCCAAGAGACGATCTCCTTCCCGGCGACCACGGCGCGGTAGTCGGTGCTCACCTCGCTCCCGAGCCGGGCCGGGTCGGGATGCGCCAACCGGATGCCGTGGTCGTCGGTCAGCACCACGAAGAGCGCGCCGGTGCGCTTCCGCACCCTTTCGGCGAGCGGCTGCAGCGGTCCCCGCGCGAGCACAGCCGCCGCCGGGGCTCCGGAGTCGCCACTGTACCGCGCGACGGCGGCGCGCACACCGGGTGATCCCCGTCGTGCGCGATGGCGAGCGCCGTACGCTCCGCCGCACCGCGCAGCTGCTGAACGCCAAGCCACGCAGACACACCAGCTCACACCGCGACAACAGCGGAGACCGTTGCGAGCTGGAGCAGGAGGACATGGCTGGCGAAACGCACCCCGACAGCGTATGGTGCCGCAGGCCACCTTACAATGAGCACAACGCGCAGAACACGCGGATCGCGCTCATCGTGAACGAATGCGAAATATCCAGGAGGGACCTCCCCCATTCCCTACGGTGTGTGGGAAGTCCCCTATCCGCCTCGACGAAGGAGTCGACGTGCTCGTCATCCTCGGATTCGCCATGATCCTGGTCTTCATGGCGCTCATCATGACCAAACGGCTGACGCCGATGGTCGCGCTCATCCTCGTGCCCACGGTCTTCGGCCTGTTCGCGGGCGCCGGCCTCGGGCTCGGCGACATGATCCTGGAAGCGCTGAAGAACCTCGCGCCGACAGCGGCGCTGCTCATGTTCGCGATCATGTTCTTCGGCATCATGATCGATGTCGGCCTGTTCGATCCGCTCATCCGATTCATCGTGCGCTTCCTCGGAGACGACCCGGCGAAGGTCGTGATCGGCACAGCGCTGCTGTCGGGCGCCGTCTCACTCGACGGCGACGGCTCCACGACGTTCATCATCGTGACCTCGGCCATGCTGCCGATCTACCTGCGGCTCGGGATGAGCCCGGTGACCCTCACCTGCGTCGCCGGCCTAGTGAACGGCACGCTCAACATCGTCCCGTGGGGCGGACCGACCGCCCGCGCGGCGTCCGCGCTCAAGGTCTCCCCCACCGACATCTTCGTGCCCATGCTCCCCTCCCTCGCCATCGGCCTCGCCGTCGCATTCGCGCTGGTCTGGACGCTCGGTGTGCGCGAGCGGAACCGTCTCGGCGCTCTCACCCTCAGCGAACCGTTCCTGGCTGAGCGACCGCAGGAAGCCAAACGCTTCTCGCTGTTCCAGGGCAGGCGTCTCACACGCGGCTCCCAGACCACCCCCGGCGCCCGGGCTTCCGTGGACACACGCGACGTGGTGGCGGTGCGCCCGGGCACCGCCCTGACCGACCCTGCCGACACCGCGATGGCCGACACCGCGCTCGACCCTCAGCGAGCGACCCTCCGGCCACAGCTCGTCTGGGTGAACCTCGCGTTGACGCTCGTGGTCATGGTGCTGCTGGTGATCGACATCCTGCCGCTAGCCTACATCTTCATGGTCGGCGCGGCCTTGGCGCTCATGATCAACTTCCCCAAGCTCCGCAGCCAGGCCGACGAGATCGTCGCGCACGCACCGAGCATCGTCGGCGTGGTCTCGATGGTGCTGGCGGCCGGCGTCCTCGTCGGGGTGCTGAACGGCACGGGGATGGTCACTGCGATGGCGAAGTGGGTGGTCGAGATCGTGCCGCCGCCGCTCGGGCCATTCTTCGCCGTGATCACGGGACTGCTCAGCATCCCGATGACCTTCTTCATGTCGAACGACGCTTTCTACTACGGCATCCTGCCCGTGCTGTCGGAGACCGCGGCCACCTACGGCATCAGCCCGGTCGAAATGGCGCGCGCTTCCATCATCGGCCAGCCGGTGCATCTGCAGAGTCCCCTCGTGCCCGCCATCCTGCTGCTGGTGTCGCTCGCAAACGTGAACCTCGGCGACCACCACAGGAAAGTGCTCTGGCGGGCGTTGCTGGTGGCGCTGACGATGCTGGTGGCGAGTGTCGTGCTGGGCGCGATCCCGTTCGGGTCGAGACTCTAGAATCGAGCGATGGCCGTTATCTCGCTGCTGGTCTTCGCCCTGTTCCTGGTGGCGTTGATCGATATCATCCTGCGCACCGGCGACCAGATCAGGCACCTGCCGAAGGTCGCCTGGATCGTCATCGTGATCCTGCTGCCCCTCATCGGCAGCGTCCTCTGGTTCGCGCTCGGGAGGGAACGCTCCGGGGCGCGCGCCCCGCGCCCCGCCCGGCGGAAGCGGACCGTGATCGTCCGCGAGTCCGCCCCGACGCCCGGCTCTCCCTCCACGGAAGAGCAGCTCGAAGCGCTGGAGCGTGAGATCGCCGACGACCGCATCCGGCAGCTGGAGGCCAAACTCCGGCAGCGCCGGGATGGCTCCCCGGAGTGATCCGGGCCGGGAAAGGACTGGGAAAGAAACGCGGAGCCGACTGCGGGGTTCGAACCCGCGACCGCTCGCTTACAAGGCGAGTGCTCTACCAGCTGAGCTAAGTCGGCAACGACGGCGATGCGTCGGAGACTATTCTAGGGGACGGCCGCCGGCCTCAGCCCGCAGACGGCTTCGGCGTGGCTGTGGTGTACTCGTCGCCCTGCGCCTGCAGCACGAACGCCTTGAAGTCGGACGCGCTCGTGAGCGATCCGGTGTACGGTTTGCCGTTGACGAGCACGAGCAGCGCGTTCGTCATCTTCTTGACGTCGGAGTTCGGGATGGGCCCGCTCAGCGCGCGATCGCTCGCCTTGCCGACCCAGGTCTTGAAGCGGCCCTCATCGACGCAGGAGTCCACATCCGCGACCGGCTTGGCCCCGGCGGACTCCGCGCGCTTCTTCAGCGCATCGTCGCTGAGACCGCCCCCCCCCTCCTTGGGCTGGTCGGCGAAGAGGGATTCGTTGAAACGCCAGAACACATACGGGTCGTAGTTCGCCACGCACGCGGCGGCGTTCGCGGCGCGCAGGGAATAGCGGGTTCCGGCCGATTGACTGGTGTAGATGGCGACAGGATGCAGCTCCACCGTGACCGCGCCATCTTTGACGAGCGGCTCCAGCTGCGCCAGGTTCGTGCGCTGGAACTGGCCGCAGAGCATGCAGAGG
Above is a genomic segment from Leifsonia xyli subsp. xyli str. CTCB07 containing:
- a CDS encoding PLD nuclease N-terminal domain-containing protein, whose amino-acid sequence is MAVISLLVFALFLVALIDIILRTGDQIRHLPKVAWIVIVILLPLIGSVLWFALGRERSGARAPRPARRKRTVIVRESAPTPGSPSTEEQLEALEREIADDRIRQLEAKLRQRRDGSPE
- a CDS encoding DsbA family protein; the protein is MIDPDESRSGDVRAAARDKARQLRSTQQRKDRRNRALLSGGIVVGVLAIAAIVAVVIVSAIRPTVPGPKNMASDGIVIGAGLTAKTTPALAADAKPIASKPAPAGSTVDIRIYSDYLCMLCGQFQRTNLAQLEPLVKDGAVTVELHPVAIYTSQSAGTRYSLRAANAAACVANYDPYVFWRFNESLFADQPKEGGGGLSDDALKKRAESAGAKPVADVDSCVDEGRFKTWVGKASDRALSGPIPNSDVKKMTNALLVLVNGKPYTGSLTSASDFKAFVLQAQGDEYTTATPKPSAG
- a CDS encoding CitMHS family transporter; its protein translation is MRNIQEGPPPFPTVCGKSPIRLDEGVDVLVILGFAMILVFMALIMTKRLTPMVALILVPTVFGLFAGAGLGLGDMILEALKNLAPTAALLMFAIMFFGIMIDVGLFDPLIRFIVRFLGDDPAKVVIGTALLSGAVSLDGDGSTTFIIVTSAMLPIYLRLGMSPVTLTCVAGLVNGTLNIVPWGGPTARAASALKVSPTDIFVPMLPSLAIGLAVAFALVWTLGVRERNRLGALTLSEPFLAERPQEAKRFSLFQGRRLTRGSQTTPGARASVDTRDVVAVRPGTALTDPADTAMADTALDPQRATLRPQLVWVNLALTLVVMVLLVIDILPLAYIFMVGAALALMINFPKLRSQADEIVAHAPSIVGVVSMVLAAGVLVGVLNGTGMVTAMAKWVVEIVPPPLGPFFAVITGLLSIPMTFFMSNDAFYYGILPVLSETAATYGISPVEMARASIIGQPVHLQSPLVPAILLLVSLANVNLGDHHRKVLWRALLVALTMLVASVVLGAIPFGSRL